Within the Vagococcus carniphilus genome, the region GAACGTTTAAAAAATGCGAAAGCGCCTGTCTACTTAATCATTAATAAAATTGATACGGTACATCCAGATCAATTGTTACCAATTATCGAAGACTATCGTAACGAGTTTGATTTTACAGAAATTATTCCAATCTCAGCTACAGAAGGTAACAATGTTGAAACGTTATTATCAACTTTAGTAGATGATCTACCTGAAGGTCCTCAATTTTATCCTGAAGACCAAGTAACAGATCATCCTGAGTATTTTATCGTTTCTGAATTAATTAGAGAGAAAGTACTTCATTTAACAGAACAAGAAGTACCTCATTCAATTGCGGTTATTACAGAAAGTATGAAACGAGATGAGTTTGACAAGATTCATATTCAAGCAACGATTATTGTAGAGCGTGATAGTCAAAAAGGAATTATTATCGGTAAGGGCGGGAAAATGTTGAAAAACATTGGTGTTAAGAGCCGTAAAGATATTGAAAATCTTTTAGGGAATAAAGTTTATTTAGAGCTTTGGGTAAAAGTACAAAAAAATTGGCGCGATAAACAAAAAGATTTACAAAACTTTGGCTACCGAGAAATGGATTATTAAGTCGAATCATAACAAGCAAGATGTCTACTTTTTGAGAGTATAACTCAAGTGGTGGCATCTTCCTTTTTCTTTTGAAAGGGGGAATTACTCAGTGAAACATCAAGAAGAAATAAAAGGCTTGGTTTTATTTTCAAAAAATTACCGAGAAAAAGATCGATTAGTTAAATTATTTACAGAGTCAAGGGGAAAGAAAATGTTTTTTGTTAAAGGAGCTAATCGAAAAAATAATCCTTTAACAGCAGCTATTCAACCTTTTACCAAGGCAACTTACATAGCAGATATGAAAGATGAAGGTCTCTCTTTTTTAAATAACGTAAAAGAAATTGAACCACTGGAAGAAATTCAAAAAGATATTTTTATTTCAGCTTATGGAACTTATATATTAAATTTAGTGGATGCAGCGATTGAAGATAATATATATGATCCACAACTTTATGGCTTTACAAATCAAGCTTTAGATCTATTAAATAAATCTTATGATCCTGAGATTATTACCAATATTTTTGAAATCCAATTGTTAGAGCGTTTTGGGATAAAGCTAAATTGGCAAAGTTGCTCTATATGCGCTAATCAAAAAGGGAAGTTTGATTTTTCTTATCAATATCATGGGTTACTGTGTGAGCAGCATTTTCATATGGATGAGAGACGGTCTCATTTCAATCCAACAGCGATTCATTTTTTACGAATTTTTTCTAATATTCGCTATTCTCAAATCAATCAAATTAATTTAAAACCGGAAACAAAACAAGCTATTCGACTTGTTTTAGATGATTTATATAGCGAATATGTAGGGATTCATTTGAAAAGTAAAAAATTTATAGATGAAATGAAAAATTGGGAAAACTTACTAAAGAAGGAAAATTAGTCGTTCCCTTATTGACAAATAATAAGACAAGGATTAATATGTACTTAATAATATAATCATTACGTTGAAAGAACTAAGTAAAAAATAAAGAATCTGTTTAGCGAATTTGGGTTAGTGAGAGCCAAATATAAAGAGGATTATTTTTGAAGGCACTCTGGAGTAATTAAAGAAGCTGCCAATAGGTACTATTGGAAGTAGGGTGGAACCGCGATAAATTATCGTCCCTATGTTTGATAAAAGTCAAACATAGGGACTTTTTGTATTTTAAAGGAGGAAGAAAAATGAGTCACAAATTAACCGTTCAAGAAATGATTTTGACGCTGCAAAAGTATTGGTCTGATCAAGGCTGTATGTTAATGCAATCTTATGATACTGAAAAGGGAGCCGGAACAATGAGTCCGTATACTTTTTTAAGAGCAATTGGGCCAGAACCTTGGAATGCTGCTTACGTTGAACCTTCAAGAAGACCAGCAGATGGTCGTTATGGTGATAACCCAAATCGTTTGTATCAACATCATCAATTTCAAGTTGTGATGAAACCTTCACCACAAAATATCCAAGAATTGTATTTAGAAAGCTTGAAATTGCTAGGGATTGATCCACTACAACATGATATTCGTTTTGTAGAAGATAACTGGGAAAATCCTTCTATGGGTTGTGCCGGATTAGGCTGGGAAGTTTGGTTAGATGGTATGGAAATAACTCAGTTTACTTATTTCCAACAAGTTGGTGGTTTAGAGTGTAAACCTGTAACCTCTGAAATTACATATGGAATTGAACGTTTGGCTTCATACATTCAAGAAGTTGATAGTGTTTATGACTTGGAATGGACTAATGGAGTTAAATATGGTGAAATTTTTGTTCAACCAGAATTTGAACATTCAGTTTATTCATTTGAAACAAGTGATCAAGATATGTTACTTAATTTATTTAATACTTATGAAGCAGAAGCTAAACGTTGTATCGAAAAACAATTGGTTCATCCTGCGTATGATTTTGTTTTAAAATGTAGTCACACATTTAACTTGCTTGATGCAAGAGGAGCTGTTTCAGTAACCGAAAGAGCTGGCTATTTAGCTCGTATTAGAAATATGGCTCGTGAGTTAGCTAAAACTTTTGTAGAAGAAAGAGAAAAACTTGGCTTCCCTCTATTGAAAGATTTAAAGGAGGAACAATAAGATGACAAAACAATTTTTAATGGAGATTGGTTTAGAAGAAATACCAGCACATATTGTTACACCAAGCATTAATCAGCTTGTTGAAAAGGTAACTACGTTCTTAAATGAAAATCGTTTAGAATTTACTTCGATTGAATCTTTTTCAACACCAAGAAGATTAGCTATTCGAGTAAATGAATTAGCTGATAAGCAAACAAACATTGAAGAAAAAGCTAAAGGACCTGCTAAAAGAATTGCTCTTGATAAAGAAGGTGAGTGGAGTAAAGCCGCTCTTGGATTTGCTCGCGGTCAAAAAGCTTCTTCAGATGATTTGTTCTTTGAGGATTTCAATGGAGAAGAATATGTTTTTGTTAATAAATTCATTGAAGGTAAGTTAGCTGAAGAAGTTTTAAGTACCTTACCTGAGGTAGTTAAACAAATGACATTCCCTGTATCAATGCATTGGGCTAATTATGACTATAAATTTATTAGACCTGTTCATTGGTTAGTTAGTTTGTTAGATGATGCTGTTATTCCAATGACTTTATTTAATGTCGCAAGTGGTAGAATATCAAGAGGTCATCGCTTCTTAGGAAAAGAAACAGAGATTGCTCATGCTAAAGACTACGAAATGGCTTTAGAAAAAGAATTTGTTATGGTTGATGCAGAAAAACGTAAAGAAACAATTATTAACCAGATCAAAGAAATCGAAAGAGCAAACAGTTGGATTATTCCGATTGATGACAATCTTTTAGAAGAAGTTAACAATCTTGTTGAGTATCCGACAGCATTTATTGGTGATTTCGAAGAGCAGTATTTGAATGTTCCATCAGAAATTTTAATTACTTCAATGAAAGAACATCAACGTTATTTTGAAGTATTAAGTCAAAATAACGATTTGTTGAACCATTTTATAGGTGTAAGAAATGGTAATGAAGAGTTTATCGAAAATGTTGCTAAAGGAAACGCTAAGGTGTTAAAAGCAAGATTAGAAGATGCTGAATTTTTCTATCAAGAAGATGTTAAAGGATCAATCGATTCGTATGTTGAAAAATTAAAAAATGTTACTTTCCATGAAAAAATAGGCTCAATGTTCGAGAAAATGCAACGAGTAAATGCTATTTCAAAAGTTATTGGAAAACATGTTGGACTTACAGATGCTGAATTAGCTGATTTAGATCGAGCAAGTCAAATTTATAAATTTGACTTAGTAACACTAATGGTAGATGAATTCCCTGAATTACAAGGAATCATTGGCGAAAAATATGCGTTACTTCATGGTGAAAAGAAAGAAGTTGCTCAAGCCATTAGAGAACATTATTTACCTAAGTCAAGTGATAGTGATTTACCTGAAAGTAATATCGGTGCTGTTTTAGCTATTTCGGAGAAAATTGATACATTAATTACTTTCTTCTCTGTAGGCTTAACGCCAAAAGGCTCAAATGATCCGTATGCATTAAGAAGACAAGCTTATGGTATTATTCGAATCATTGAATCTAAAGGCTGGACATTCCCAGTTGAAAACTTACATCATGAAATTGAAACAATGATTAATAAAAATGAAGAAAAATTTGGTTTACATTTAGAAGAAACAAATCAATCCATCCATACTTTCTTAATGGGTAGAATGAAACAATGGTTTAACGGCAAAAATATCCGTCACGATATTATTGAAGCGGTTATTGAAAGTCGTCAAGATGATTTAAGTCAAATGTTTGAAGTAGCTGAAATTTTAAAAGCTAATGCGACAAAAAATGATTTTAAACCAAGTGTGGAATCATTAACTCGTGTTATCAATTTAGCAAGTAAAGCAGATGCTACTGGTAGTTTAGTAGTTGATGAGGCATTATTTGAAAATGAATCAGAGAAAAACTTATACGAGGCTTTTAATGAAATAAAAGACAAAGCTTCAACGTTGACATTAACTGAAAACTTTGATGCGCTGAAAAGCCTTAACCCTCTGATTGAAGCCTACTTTGAAAATACAATGGTTATGGTAGATGATGAAAAAGTTAGAAATAATCGTTTGGTTCAATTAAGAGAAATAGCGCAAATGGCGTTATCTTTTGCAAGTCTTGATAAACTAATTGTTAAGTAAAAATAAAGCTAATTAAAGAAAAAGGATAACAGGATATTTGAACATTCTGTTATCCTTTTTTTGATTAATGATGCACATATTTTAAAAGAATGTTAAAATATTATTAAGAAAAGAATAAGAAAAAAAGGAGTGAACAAAATGAACTTTTTTAAAAGGGCTATGGCTAGCGTTACAAGAAGAAAAGGGAAATCATTAATTTTATTTGCAGTTATTTTTATTCTTGGAAATGTAATGGCTGGAGCAATTGCCATTGATCAAGGAACTAAGAGTGTGGAAGATACAATAAAAACAAAGCTTGGAGCAGTTGCAACTATTTCTGAGGATTATGAAAAAATGAGCCAAGATCAAGAGCAAAGTGGGGATGATAACTTTGATGTATTCAAAGATAACTCACCAACCACAAAAACGTTAAAAGAAATTGGGGAGTTACCAGAAGTAAAATATTATGATTATTCATTAAGTAGTGGAACGAGTACTGAGAAACTTAAAATGATCGAAATGAAAGATGAGAATTTTCAATATGGTCCAGGAATGAATTGGGTTAACATAAAAGGTGTTAATTATAATGAAGTATTTGATATAAAAAATAATATTATTTCATTAACAGATGGACGTGTTTTTGAAAAAGATGAAGTTAATAAAGGTAAATCAGTTGCACTAATTTCGGATGAATTTGCTAAAGAAAATAATTTGCGTGTTGGCGATAAAATGACGATTGATGCAGTTATTGAGGACCAAAGTAATATGATGAACCCAGATAATTCTGATTCGGATGAGTCGAAGGATACTAAGAAAGTGAAAAAAGACTTTCAAGTAGAAGTAATTGGTACGTTCAAAGTTTTACAGGCTGATAAAGGATCTAAGCAAAAAAGTAAAGATGATCAAATGATGGCTCAAATGACTTACACTGAGCGAGCAAATGTTATTTATACTCCTAATAAATTTGTACAAGAATTTAATAAAACAATCCAACTAAAAACATTCGAAGAGTTTCCAGCGAATTTTGGAGAAAATATGACTAAAGAAAAACTACTAAAATCAATTGAAACTGACTTTAGTAGTGCTAAGTATATTTTAAAGAAACCTGAAATGGCAGAAGATTTTAAAGTAAAAGCTACTCAAATTTTAGAGCAAGAGAAATTAAAATATAGTCGAGTTATTCTTTCTACCGATCAATACGAACAAGTAGCAGGACCAGTTAAAGGAATGGCTAAAATTTCAAAACTTGTTTTAATTATTTCAATTTTGGCTTCTATTTTGATTATCACTCTAGTGACTATCCTATTTTTACGTGATAGAAAACATGAATTGGGTATTTATCTTGCTCTTGGAGAAAAAAGAACTCGTGTGGTAGGTCAAATTGTTTTAGAAGTTGTGACAGTAGCTATCATTGCTATTACAATTTCAGTTTTCACTGGTAATATGTTAGCTAAAGGCTTTTCTAATTCACTTATCCAAACTCAAAAAGTGGAACAAACTAATAATAATAGCGCGGATTTTCAACTTGATTATGAACTATCTCAGTTGACGAATAATAATGTCTCAGAAGAAGATGTTATTGAAGCTTATCAGATATCTCTTAACGTTAAATATATTTTATTATTTTATGTAGTAGGGCTTGGAGTTATTTTAGTTTCAACAGTCGCTCCATTAGTTTATATAATGCGGCTTAATCCGAAAAAAATAATGATGTAAGGAGGAGAACATTCATGGCAATATTAAAAGCAAGAAAACTAGATTATTTTTATCAAGACGGCGATAAGTTGCGCTATATCTTAAAAAATACGAATGTTGATTTTGATACAGGAACTTTTTATACTATTGTAGGCCAGTCAGGTTCTGGAAAAACGACTCTTTTATCATTATTAGGAGGGTTAGATACGCCTAAAAAAGGGAGTATTTATTATAATAATAAAAATATAAGTCAAATTGGATTTGAAAATTATCGTAGAAATGATATTAGTATCATTTTTCAACACTATAATTTGATTCCTTATTTAACAGGTGTTGAAAATGTTTTAGTTCCAATGTCAATTACTGATAACGAATTACCAGAAGACTATACAAAAGTTGCTTATAATCTGTTAGACTATATTGGTATTGGTAAAGATAAAGCAAGTCGAGTTGTTAATCGTCTATCTGGTGGAGAACAACAACGTGTCGCAATTGCAAGAGCTCTTGCAACAAACGTTGATATTATTTTAGCAGATGAGCCGACAGGTAACCTTGATGAAGAGATGGAACAAGAAATCGTTGAGATTTTTAAACTATTAGCTCATGAGCATAATAAATGTGTTATTGTTGTCACTCACTCTCAAGAAATCGCCCAACAATCCGACAAAGCATTTTTGCTTAAAAAAGGAGTTTTGAAGGAATATGAGTGATTTTTTATCCAATTTCTCAAACGACAATTATAAAGATACAATGTCGAAAAAGAAAAAAGTAACAGAAAATAAAAAAGAACCTGAAGTAAAAAAAGAGCCTCAGGTTGAAAAAACAGAACTTAGTGAGGTTGAACCGACACTAAAAAAAAGAAAACGAAAAAGAAAGTATGTTAGTCAGGAACAGTTTGAAGCAAGAGAGGAAGAAAGGTTTGATAATCCTCAACTTGTAGAAACTCACATTGATCAAAGTTTAGAAGATATTTTAACTAGCACACCAATTACGGAAACTAGATTGAATACAGAAAATAGTCCTTCTGATGAACTTCATGAAATCGAAATTGATCCTGAGTATCAGAAGAAGCAAAGAACTAAAAAGATTGTTATAGGTGTTACAAGCGCTATTGTCTTACTAGTTGGTTACTTTATTTATTATAATAGTACTCACGTTAAGATGCCTAATTTTGATGGCAAAACAATTGTTGATGTTAGAAAATGGGCTAATGAGAATCGTATGGAAGTAGACGCTAAACCAAGTTTTTCATTGAAAGAGGCAACAAATAACATTATGAAACAAGAGGTAGCTTCTGGTAAAAACGTAAAAAAAGGAAGCACACTGAAATTTACTGTTAGTGAGGGACCAGACCCAGAAGAAGTTATCAAATTACCTGATTTTAAAAAACTTTCTCAAGGAGAGTCCGAGCAGTTTATTGAGAAAAATAAAGCCGAAAATTTAAATTTAATTACTGAGTATAGTGACAAAGTTGAAAAAGGTAAGTTTATTCGAATCGAATTCAATGACAAAGAAGTAACGGCAGATATCTATCGTCGTCGTGATCTTGCAAATGTTTATTACTCAAAAGGAAAAGAAGTTTTTGAGAAGAATATCTCTGTTCCAAACTTTTCTGGAAAAACAAAGAGTGATGTCCAAGAATGGGCAGATAAAAATAGTATCTCTGTAAAATATGAGGATGAAGATTCTGAAAAGATTGAAGAAGGAAAAGTTATTTCTCAAAGCATTGAGAAAAATAAAAAGCTAGCTAAACACGACAAAATGAGTGTCAAAATTTCTGTTGGTAAAGCAATAATAGTTCCTAACTATGGTGATTATTCTGTTGAAACAGCAGGTGCTGCAGTTGAAGGGATGGAAGCCAGTGTACAACAACTGTTCTCTGATTCTGTTCCGTTTGGAAAAATAATTTCTCAATCTGTCCCAGCAGGAACTAAACTAACTGGAAAAGATAGTAAAGCAGTTAAGTTAGTTTATTCTGCAGGTCAACCATATATTAAATCTTACTTTGGTCAATTAGAAGGAGATCTTCCTAAGTTAATTTATGAAGATTTTAACTCTAAGGGAGCTAATATCACATATGATATTTACTATATTGATTCTGATCAAGAAAAGGGAACTATTGTTAAGATGAGTGTGTATAATCAATATATTCCATCTAACACTTACTTAACATTTGGTATTAGTAACGGAGCAAACGCTGATCAGCCAGGTAAAGTTGAACGAGGAAAAAGTGAAGATTAATCCATCCTAATAAAAGAGGTTTAGGTTAAAAGCCTAACCTCTTTTTATTTTAAAAAATTAATAAATTTTAAATATCTTATTTTA harbors:
- a CDS encoding ABC transporter permease, with the protein product MNFFKRAMASVTRRKGKSLILFAVIFILGNVMAGAIAIDQGTKSVEDTIKTKLGAVATISEDYEKMSQDQEQSGDDNFDVFKDNSPTTKTLKEIGELPEVKYYDYSLSSGTSTEKLKMIEMKDENFQYGPGMNWVNIKGVNYNEVFDIKNNIISLTDGRVFEKDEVNKGKSVALISDEFAKENNLRVGDKMTIDAVIEDQSNMMNPDNSDSDESKDTKKVKKDFQVEVIGTFKVLQADKGSKQKSKDDQMMAQMTYTERANVIYTPNKFVQEFNKTIQLKTFEEFPANFGENMTKEKLLKSIETDFSSAKYILKKPEMAEDFKVKATQILEQEKLKYSRVILSTDQYEQVAGPVKGMAKISKLVLIISILASILIITLVTILFLRDRKHELGIYLALGEKRTRVVGQIVLEVVTVAIIAITISVFTGNMLAKGFSNSLIQTQKVEQTNNNSADFQLDYELSQLTNNNVSEEDVIEAYQISLNVKYILLFYVVGLGVILVSTVAPLVYIMRLNPKKIMM
- the glyQ gene encoding glycine--tRNA ligase subunit alpha — its product is MSHKLTVQEMILTLQKYWSDQGCMLMQSYDTEKGAGTMSPYTFLRAIGPEPWNAAYVEPSRRPADGRYGDNPNRLYQHHQFQVVMKPSPQNIQELYLESLKLLGIDPLQHDIRFVEDNWENPSMGCAGLGWEVWLDGMEITQFTYFQQVGGLECKPVTSEITYGIERLASYIQEVDSVYDLEWTNGVKYGEIFVQPEFEHSVYSFETSDQDMLLNLFNTYEAEAKRCIEKQLVHPAYDFVLKCSHTFNLLDARGAVSVTERAGYLARIRNMARELAKTFVEEREKLGFPLLKDLKEEQ
- the recO gene encoding DNA repair protein RecO, whose protein sequence is MKHQEEIKGLVLFSKNYREKDRLVKLFTESRGKKMFFVKGANRKNNPLTAAIQPFTKATYIADMKDEGLSFLNNVKEIEPLEEIQKDIFISAYGTYILNLVDAAIEDNIYDPQLYGFTNQALDLLNKSYDPEIITNIFEIQLLERFGIKLNWQSCSICANQKGKFDFSYQYHGLLCEQHFHMDERRSHFNPTAIHFLRIFSNIRYSQINQINLKPETKQAIRLVLDDLYSEYVGIHLKSKKFIDEMKNWENLLKKEN
- the era gene encoding GTPase Era, producing the protein MYKEGFKSGFVAIIGRPNVGKSTLLNRIVAQKIAIMSDKAQTTRNKIQGVYTTKNEQIVFIDTPGIHKPKTKLGDFMVETAYSAIREVDAVLFMVSADQPRGRGDDFIIERLKNAKAPVYLIINKIDTVHPDQLLPIIEDYRNEFDFTEIIPISATEGNNVETLLSTLVDDLPEGPQFYPEDQVTDHPEYFIVSELIREKVLHLTEQEVPHSIAVITESMKRDEFDKIHIQATIIVERDSQKGIIIGKGGKMLKNIGVKSRKDIENLLGNKVYLELWVKVQKNWRDKQKDLQNFGYREMDY
- a CDS encoding PASTA domain-containing protein; translation: MSDFLSNFSNDNYKDTMSKKKKVTENKKEPEVKKEPQVEKTELSEVEPTLKKRKRKRKYVSQEQFEAREEERFDNPQLVETHIDQSLEDILTSTPITETRLNTENSPSDELHEIEIDPEYQKKQRTKKIVIGVTSAIVLLVGYFIYYNSTHVKMPNFDGKTIVDVRKWANENRMEVDAKPSFSLKEATNNIMKQEVASGKNVKKGSTLKFTVSEGPDPEEVIKLPDFKKLSQGESEQFIEKNKAENLNLITEYSDKVEKGKFIRIEFNDKEVTADIYRRRDLANVYYSKGKEVFEKNISVPNFSGKTKSDVQEWADKNSISVKYEDEDSEKIEEGKVISQSIEKNKKLAKHDKMSVKISVGKAIIVPNYGDYSVETAGAAVEGMEASVQQLFSDSVPFGKIISQSVPAGTKLTGKDSKAVKLVYSAGQPYIKSYFGQLEGDLPKLIYEDFNSKGANITYDIYYIDSDQEKGTIVKMSVYNQYIPSNTYLTFGISNGANADQPGKVERGKSED
- a CDS encoding ABC transporter ATP-binding protein, producing MAILKARKLDYFYQDGDKLRYILKNTNVDFDTGTFYTIVGQSGSGKTTLLSLLGGLDTPKKGSIYYNNKNISQIGFENYRRNDISIIFQHYNLIPYLTGVENVLVPMSITDNELPEDYTKVAYNLLDYIGIGKDKASRVVNRLSGGEQQRVAIARALATNVDIILADEPTGNLDEEMEQEIVEIFKLLAHEHNKCVIVVTHSQEIAQQSDKAFLLKKGVLKEYE
- the glyS gene encoding glycine--tRNA ligase subunit beta, coding for MTKQFLMEIGLEEIPAHIVTPSINQLVEKVTTFLNENRLEFTSIESFSTPRRLAIRVNELADKQTNIEEKAKGPAKRIALDKEGEWSKAALGFARGQKASSDDLFFEDFNGEEYVFVNKFIEGKLAEEVLSTLPEVVKQMTFPVSMHWANYDYKFIRPVHWLVSLLDDAVIPMTLFNVASGRISRGHRFLGKETEIAHAKDYEMALEKEFVMVDAEKRKETIINQIKEIERANSWIIPIDDNLLEEVNNLVEYPTAFIGDFEEQYLNVPSEILITSMKEHQRYFEVLSQNNDLLNHFIGVRNGNEEFIENVAKGNAKVLKARLEDAEFFYQEDVKGSIDSYVEKLKNVTFHEKIGSMFEKMQRVNAISKVIGKHVGLTDAELADLDRASQIYKFDLVTLMVDEFPELQGIIGEKYALLHGEKKEVAQAIREHYLPKSSDSDLPESNIGAVLAISEKIDTLITFFSVGLTPKGSNDPYALRRQAYGIIRIIESKGWTFPVENLHHEIETMINKNEEKFGLHLEETNQSIHTFLMGRMKQWFNGKNIRHDIIEAVIESRQDDLSQMFEVAEILKANATKNDFKPSVESLTRVINLASKADATGSLVVDEALFENESEKNLYEAFNEIKDKASTLTLTENFDALKSLNPLIEAYFENTMVMVDDEKVRNNRLVQLREIAQMALSFASLDKLIVK